GCATAGTTAATTATAGTAATTCATAATTTAATCATGCCCAATTAAGAACTAACATTCCTAAATCTTGATCTAAAACAAGTACTCACTACATTTTCTTTCTGACAAGAAGTGGGATATAGACATATAGTGTGTATTCTCTTTTCAAATGTCAATATTAGGCCCTTTGCTATATGGCATGCAGATTCTATATCAAAATTAAAAGAACCAATTTTCAAATTTGATAGAGGTGACAAGGGACTGCAAATAGAACTTGCAGTGCCATTTTCTCAATACCTCTCCAAGGTCACTTTCTCTAATTAAGGACTCACTCCACATAAAGGCAAGCAAATAAAACTACACAAACTGGGCATTAATGCCAGCAGAATATTAAGAGACTAAAGGAACAAGTGAGCTGTATAATATTGATGGACAAAATTCCATAAAAGAAGCAAACAATGGACAAAAATTGTGGAATATCTTAACATCATTGTTTTGTAGCTTGGTCGAAAATGAGCATGATTTAAAATAGGATGATATTTAGAATCTCTCCAGATCTAGTATAGCACTGATTTGGATTgtcatttttgaaaaaaattcaaaataaagttGATCATTGATATTTTAAATACTTGAAAATTGGTATATTTCACGGGTGTCATGATGTTGATACATGCATTTCTGTAAGAAATGTGAAAATTCCTCTCCTTTATTTAGTTAGATGAAAACGAGATGATGGTACTCTGCACTGGCATACATAAAGCACAAAGTACATAGTGTTTATAACTAAATTACAAATCTTAAATATTAGGTGCTTTTAAAGGAAATAGTGATGGTAAAAGTAGCAGAGTTTAATAACTATATGCATGTTAAAAAAATTTACGGAAGATATATTTAGTTAGTGATCTTATTCCTTTATAAATAGAGGTGGTAGCTAGGAATGAAATTGTTCATAtcgaattagaaaaaaaatgtcTTTCTTTACTAGTTCCTACAAAGCTTTTCTTTACTCTTGGTCTTTGCTAGCAATTTTGGTCATTCTTCAATGCAGTGCTGATGGAAATTACACATCAACACTTGTGATTGATGGTTCGCAAGGATCTGGAATGAAAATTCCAGACACATTTTTTGGAGCATTCTTTGAAGTAAATTacttcttcttattcttctatttttttttttgcagagtTTACTTTAATTAGTTAGTTATTATTTCACAAAGTGACCAAtaaaaactctttgaatgtctTTGGTAGGAGATTAACCATGCTGGAGCTGGAGGATTGTGGGCAGAACTTGTGAGGAACAGAGGTCATTCATTATAACattttaaccttttttttttcataaagatCAATTTCAACATTTTCAAGGAtagatttattttacttttacattttaaaattaatgttTCAGGTTTTGAAGAGGGAGGCCCCACAATTCCCTCAAATATTTATCCTTGGACAACAATTGGAGATGAATCATTAGTATATGTATCAACTGATCGAACCTCTTGTTTTGAGCGTAATAAGAATGCCCTGTATAtaaaggttctttgtgatggaCCCAAAACTTGTCTACATGGTGGTGTTGGTATCTCCAACCCTGGTTTTTGGGGCATGGTACTTGATCAATCTCACATTTTTATTAAGATATGAAATTGAcaagaaaaatatcattaaaataatttctgatgtatattctctattttttctttttaaatcagaacattgagaaagggaagaaatatagAGTGGTCTTCTATGTTAGATCATTACTTGGTGAAATTGATCTAGAAGTTTCATTTGTCGGCTCTGACAATGGTACAAAACTGGCTTCAACTCGCATAAGGTGAGTTCACTATCATCgctgattcaaacatgctattataTTAAATTTCCCTTTTAAGACTACATTTATTTtgtaaaagtaaaaataaattgattacTAATCTTGGCAGGGATTCTGGGCATCAAGTCGAAAGGTGGAGAAAGATTGAGACCATACTTGAAGCCAAGGATACAAATCATTATTCAAGTCTTCAAATAACAACAAGCCTTTCGGGAGTTGTATGGTTAGATCAAGTTTCAGCTATGCCTTTGGACACATATAAGGTTTGCATGATTGCTTGCAATACTATGATCTTTTCTTTTAAGTGCATTATTATTACTTTAATTTCATAGTTTCATGCATTATTGATAACATTATATTGTCTCTTTGGCACAGGGTCATGGTTTCCGAAAGGATCTTTTTCAAATGGTGGCAGATCTCAATCCAAGATTTTTCAGATTCCCGggtatgttaaaaaaaaaattcaaaagttAATTTGTTTTGCTAAGGAGAATAATCTTGTAACTAAATGATTATTTAACAAAGCCTATTATATATTTGAGAATTTTCTAATGTACTTACTAAATAGTTTTTCAATCtaacactattttttttttatgtggaAATAGGTGGTTGTTTTGTTGAAGGAGATTATCTAAGAAATGCATTTAGGTGGAAAGACACAGTTGGATCCTGGGAGGAAAGACCAGGACACTTTGGTGATAAATGGCATTACTGGACTGATGATGGACTAGGCTATTTTGAGGGCCTCCAGGTAGCATCCTTTACAAGTATTGGGCTTTTCTTCTTATCAAAATgtttaaaaactgaaataattttttagatGTTTTGCCAGACATCCAATCGATATAATATTTACTGCAGTTAAAAATTGTCGTGAATATGTATACCATTGGATGTTTGAAAGAAACTATATATTTACAACTCTTTAAAAAAAGTCCCCTATATAGCTTAAGTGATGAAAGGGTTAGGAAACACTCTTGAGAAAAATCCACCCAtgacaaaaaaaagtttaaaaagaATTCTAATATATTTGCTTTCTTTGTTGAGCAGCTAGCAGAGGATCTTGGTGCGTTGCCAGTGTGGGTGTTTAACAATGGTATATCTTTGTCCAAATCATTTGTCTCACCAATAAAAAACTGATATGCCATTTAAAACCAAAAAGTAATTAACCATGAATGcattatgatatttttattttttgatttctAATTAATGAAATATCTCACTTAGGTATCAGCCATAATGAAGAAGTCAATACTACAGAAATTTTACCGTTTGTGCTAGTATGattcttttcctcttctttAAGTTCTTATTATTTTCCAAtagttttatttatgaatttagttttatttatttgtgttcATAATTTTGCAAACAGGAAGCCTTAGAGGGCATTGAGTTTGCCAGAGGTTCTCCAACATCATACTGGGGCTCTCGTAGAGCTGCCATGGGACATCCTAAGCCATTTGACTTGAGAATTGTTGCAGTTGGAAATGAAGATTGCAGTCATTATAACTACCAAggtatacatttttttttttaattataggATTGTAGATGTGAATTTATTTTACCAATATTTGTTGCATAACTCAACTAgtcaaaattttctttttacatTTTAAATATATCTTAAGCCTATTCATCCATATTGAATTTATTCTTATTTGTCTAatattgtattttttatttctcttcttGACCAGGAAACTACATGAAGTTCTATAATGCTATAAAACGTGCTTATCCAGATATTCAGATTATCTCAAACTGCGATGGCTCCAAAAGCCCGTTAAAACACCCCGCTGATTTTTATGATTTCCATGTAACATTCCaatataaacaattttttttaatttttttctttctaaatttaCAGCAAATTTGTCACTCGAGCACATTTTAGTATTTACATTCTTAATATGTTTTATTTGTTAATAGCTTTATGGACCTTCGATGGAGATGTTCTCGAGTCATACCAAGTTTGATCATGCACCAAGATCCGGCCCAAAGGTTTGAGCACTtacattttattaatttttttgaaattattgatggAGTATAACTATATTTTGATTTATGCATATGAtagataattaattaaataattcaaCTATTTGCTACTCAGGCGTTTGTTAGTGAATATGCTGTAAATGTGAAGgaagatgctggaacaggaagCTTATTATCAGCTTTGGCTGAAGCTGCATTCCTTATTGGACTTGAAAAAAATAGGTAGGAACATGGTTCATGGTCCATTGACCATTGTAGAATTAaacttttctttcaattttatgAACTAGTTTTTGTTAGCTATATATAACCCGAGTGACTTTCTCATCTTTCATTTTTATGGCAGTGATGTTGTCCACATGGTCAGCTATGCACCTCTCTTTGTAAACTCAAATGACCGGACGTAATTTACTCAAACTATTGATtacatttattattttcttacatTCATTTATCTTGTTACATATAATTttttagagtttaatttctatgcaccgacggtgtaaagtttttttacaccgtcaaccaatcagatttcaaggatgtgagaaaatctctcattttatttaatttcatcaattgacgtggcacatccttgaaatctaattggttgacggtgtaaaaaaactttacaccgtcgatgcatcaaactttttctcaattttttatcAGGTAAGAAAATTGAGATAATTTAATTTCTATCTCTATAGGTGGTCACCGGATGCAATTGTATTTAACTCTCACCAGCATTATGGAACTCCTAGTTATTGGCTCCAACGTATGTTCACAGAGTCAAGTGGAGCAACCTTGCTTAAATCAACACTTCAAACTTCTTCCCAGTCACTTGTTGCATCTGCAATTGAGTATGCAAATTCTGAAGATAAGAAGAATTACATAAGAGTGAAGGTAATTGACTTGCCTAAGTTAATATTTCATTTAGAATGAATGTGAGTTTAAATTTAACACCTTATTGACTTTGGAATTATTGAATTTTGCAGGTAGTTAACTTTGGAAGTGGTTCTGAGAGCTTTAGGATTTCCATAAATGGATTGAAGTCAAAAGTGAAACAGAGTGGCTCAAGAAAAACAGTCCTCACAGCAGCCAATGTAATGGATGAGAATTCCTTCTCAGAGCCAAACAAGGTAGAATTTGTTTTTCTAAattatatacatacatatatgataaaaaatatcttaaatttggtttttgttgATTTTGTATACAGATTGTGCCACAACAAACTCCAATTGAGGGAGCAAGCACAGACATGAAAGTTGAACTTCCTCCTCATTCAGTTACATCATTTGATCTATTAAAGTAGATAGGAGTGTTTAATTTCTTAGAATGAATGGGTGGTCAAGACTAAAGCTTGGTTAAGGAAATGTATATTTCTTTTACATAAATAAATTGTTAATTTAGCTCTTTCACAACAAGAAATCTGGTGATTGGGGCTACAATGCAATTTATTAAAGAAACAAGCAGATTATGCATTCAATTTTAATATAACAGCAATATCAAAAGTCTAAACAAGGTATCAATGACTTGCTGTTTTGGGGTATTTGATCCTCTTGTGCTGTCTGTCATGTTAATAAAGAGGGAAAACAGTAATACTTAATCTTAGCTGCTTAGATGATTCAACCAATTTGAACTTAAGAATAGCAATTTTAACCTTACAGCTGCTAATTGACCATTGAAAATACATGATTTATTATTAGTCATATGGAGAAAGGACTACAATTTAACATATGGATGAATAGTGAGATTAGCTCATAAGACTCAAATAGGCATCTTCAAGGACAAAATGTTATAAGAATTTAAAGGACAACAAAACATTAAGTAAAACATATCTGATGCTGCATTGTATATGGTGTGAGTAATACACACACAATGACTAAATTAGTTCACCTAAATGGATCCCATGTTCCCAAAAGAACCTACAACACAGCCAAAGCCACTTCATCAAGCTCAGCATATTGGGTATTCTTTATATTTCCAAAACTATGTTGGGCTTTGTTTCATAGCACTAGTGAGTACAAACAACTATTTTCCTAAACTTTGAGCAGGTTTAGAGAGATTTAATAAATATGGAAATTAGAGACATGGATCAGAATTCAGAGCCAAATGGGGGCAAGAAATAAGAGTCAAAATCAATATACAGTCATACACAAGACAGAGAACAAGGCAAAATCTCAGCTTTAGAATGAAGTTTGCTCAACACTTACTTGGATAGATAGATGGCTTTCAAGTTTCAAGTAACTCTGCAGAGACACAGAAAATAATGCTTTCAAGACACCCTGCATCAGAATCAGAAAAACAAGTAAATATCGCAAAGCAGTGATACTTGAAGAATGTTTTCTATCATGATAGTGAAACATTTAGATTCCTTCAAACAAATGACATGTTGGAATTTTCCAGCAACCAACATTCAGAATGTTGAAAAcatacataattttttattgttcTTACTTCTTAGGCATATTTTTAATTGAGTACATATACAAAATGCATAACTTACTCAGCAATTTgtcatcaaatcatcataaatatatttataaacaaaTTTATATCAAAATCAATTACCATGCAGgacttaaatttaataaataaaacatgTTTCCACTTatctaaaaatataaatatacatAATAGTTGTTAACATGAAGAAACAAAAATTCAATGTAACCAGATTTAATTTGTGGGCAGCAAAAACTATTTAGAAGTTTGATTCTCTTTCTATTTATAAACAAACAACTTAATTTGTTCAGCCTCATTTTTTTGTTCGAAACCTACGTAAACTCTATCTCACTCATATACACTTGAGACTCGGATCTGTGGTAATAGTTGACCACTAGTAATTTATTGAAATTTATCCTGTTAAATTGTCTATAAATACCagccaaaaagaaaaataatgaaaccAGTACAGCTAATTAAAAGAATGGCTTTCTCAAAGACTTGTTGtggttttctttctctcttagtGGCATGTGATCTTGCCTTTCAATGTTATGTTGCTGATGCTGCTGGAGATCAGACTTCAACACTAACTGTAGATCTTAAATCTGCTGGAAGGCCGATTCCCGAAACTCTCTTTGGAGTATTTTATGAGGTTGGAAAGGGTTATAATCTTTGTAGAttcttcaaatttttcaaaatgaTAAGACATCAGAAAACATCTTAATTATGCCTTTCCTACTGAAACTGAATTGATAGATTAGATTGGAAAGTTTTTtagttaaatatttttaaaagtttACTAAATTTTGAACTTCTTTAACAGGAAATTAATCATGCTGGCACCGGCGGATTATGGGCAGAGCTTGTGAACAATAGAGGTAACTAGTTTTCATATGAGTTTAATAATTGTATGTGATCAGACACAAACATTCAATTAGGTTTTGTCGTatcataattaataattaatttttttttgaaagttgtaattattaattaattattattaattaataattaaaattgaaaagtgaAAAAATAAGATATGATTAAATGTctgtataaaaatatattaaatatttttttggtactcTCAAAATCGTAATGATATCAAATTTAAGCAGAAAACATTTATCTACCATAATTCTTTAGAGCTtatgtttcatttttatatgTCATTTCAACCTCCTCTTGCTAAatgacaaaattaaaaaaaaaaaaactccaagaCACAATTTTCAAGTCTATTGAGAGTTCTAGAAATGATCAATAAGTTTAATCATTTGCTCCCAATTGCACAATTCTTATATAAATTTGTGTTTCAGGTTTTGAAGCAGGAGGCACGCAAACTCCATCAAATATTGCCCCTTGGACTATAGTTGGAAAAGAATCCTTAGTTTTGTTGCAAACTGAACTTAGTTCTTGCTTTGAACGCAATAAAGTGGCATTGAGAATGGATGTGCTTTGTGACCAATGTCCTTCTGATGGTGTTGGTGTCTCTAATCCAGGTTATTGGGGCATGGTGAGAATAACTATTTAATATGTCGCATACAACCTCCTATCtctttgttgttttgttgttcTTTCTTTAATTGATACTAAAAGTAAATTATTCGATGTGTTATATACTACACGATATTtttaaggcttaaatgcacttttaaacccccaaatttacatttttttgtaattgttgaccctaatcttatttttctacgaaaTGAGACCTTTTCCAGGCAATTTGCATGTAGAAGATGACTGGTCTTTTTTGCTTGGAGAGGGTCTCGgttcgtagaaaaataagatcagggtcaacaatcgcaaaaaatgtaaacttggggtcaaaagtgcatttaagcctatttttaaatatataaatataaaaaataataagagataaaatatttaaaattacgAAGGGTATACATCTAAATCATGGAGATGGAGTTTCTTAAATTAAAAAACTACAAAACAAACTATTTGAACTAAAATATTATATCGTTTGTCCTCGAAgtatagctcaagtggtaagagttaaaggacatatgagttgggtgggGAAGGTTCAAGGATCAATCTCTAGATGATGTAATTTATAtttccaatgtaaaaaaaaatattatatggtTTGTGTATATGTGTTTCATGTGATTAATATGTTAATGTTTAAATTTTaagttctgaattttttttaatattgacaATCTATGATTCATAAAACAAGTAATAGaaagtttttttcaaaaaatcatgtaaaataataatatgtgaGATATTTAATATTGCAGCCCAGATTTTGGCTAGAAAACCTCCTTAGTCCTTGCTGAGGGAGGTTCGGTTTCTTGTaggtttttttttccgattttaTTGGTTGGCTAGGGTCGGTTGTTTTTCTTGGGTCCTTAGATGGGTTTTGTTGGTTGTTTTAGCTTCTAGTCAGGTTTGTTTAGGCTTTGGGGTTGGGTTTTTTGGCGTATTCCCGGGCGCGAGGTTTTTCCTTGGTGGTTTTTCGGGCTCTTTCGAGATTGCTTCTTTTTTTATCCTTATGAGGAGGGTGTAAATCTTGCAAATTTCCTCATCTTTTATTAATACACTTTtttattttcgaaaaaaaagaAGTTATGTAGTGCACTGGAAATGAGAGGAGATTATAATAAACTTATATATTCTGGATAGAAAAGTTAAAACTTAACAATCGATTATATGTAGATTTGTGTCTTTGAAACAAGTGTTTCTTTTGCTTAGGAGTTTACTTTTCTTCATTACTAGGATTGAAATACTTTGCATCTTTTAACAACAAAATCTTGTTGCAGAATGTTGTGCAAAAAAAGGAATACAAAGTTGTCTTCTTTGTAAAATCAACGGGGTCGCTGGATATGACAATATCATTTAAAAAAGCAGAAGATGGAGGGATATTGGCTTCTCAAAATGTCAAGTGAGTACCATGTTTTACCATCCaagaggaatttttttttggaatatcAAATATTGATTAAGAGGTAAAGGGTCTGGctataaacaaacaaaaaaaagacCTTGAAAATACATGTCAGTTATGGGGATAACAAGAACAAAAATCCCAAAATTTCCAAAGGATAAACCAAACCCCAAACCACCCTCAGAGGAAAACAGCAAAAGAATTAACACTGAAATAAAGAGCAAAAGCCAAAAAGAAccacaaaacaaaaccaaaagACATGAACCACAACCAAagccaaaaacaaaagaaatccCTAGTTTCAAGGAGAGGCCACCACTCCTTCATTTCTTTTACTAGGCCACAAGTAACCTCCTCATCACTTTCATCAAATTCCAAACCAACAAATTTGGCAACAAGTCACGCCTTCTTTTCCCGCGTCACTTTCATTCAATAAAAATCATATCTTCAATAACTTACAAAATGTAGTTTCTTGTATAAGATATTTtacaaaattattaaatgatatTGCAGAGCTTCTGCATCAGAAGTTGCAAA
This is a stretch of genomic DNA from Lotus japonicus ecotype B-129 chromosome 1, LjGifu_v1.2. It encodes these proteins:
- the LOC130732567 gene encoding alpha-L-arabinofuranosidase 1-like, translating into MSFFTSSYKAFLYSWSLLAILVILQCSADGNYTSTLVIDGSQGSGMKIPDTFFGAFFEEINHAGAGGLWAELVRNRGFEEGGPTIPSNIYPWTTIGDESLVYVSTDRTSCFERNKNALYIKVLCDGPKTCLHGGVGISNPGFWGMNIEKGKKYRVVFYVRSLLGEIDLEVSFVGSDNGTKLASTRIRDSGHQVERWRKIETILEAKDTNHYSSLQITTSLSGVVWLDQVSAMPLDTYKGHGFRKDLFQMVADLNPRFFRFPGGCFVEGDYLRNAFRWKDTVGSWEERPGHFGDKWHYWTDDGLGYFEGLQLAEDLGALPVWVFNNGISHNEEVNTTEILPFVLEALEGIEFARGSPTSYWGSRRAAMGHPKPFDLRIVAVGNEDCSHYNYQGNYMKFYNAIKRAYPDIQIISNCDGSKSPLKHPADFYDFHLYGPSMEMFSSHTKFDHAPRSGPKAFVSEYAVNVKEDAGTGSLLSALAEAAFLIGLEKNSDVVHMVSYAPLFVNSNDRTWSPDAIVFNSHQHYGTPSYWLQRMFTESSGATLLKSTLQTSSQSLVASAIEYANSEDKKNYIRVKVVNFGSGSESFRISINGLKSKVKQSGSRKTVLTAANVMDENSFSEPNKIVPQQTPIEGASTDMKVELPPHSVTSFDLLK